From a single Porites lutea chromosome 10, jaPorLute2.1, whole genome shotgun sequence genomic region:
- the LOC140949446 gene encoding uncharacterized protein produces MRFPEKRVALLAGIECMLYQVRVPPDYQVTFRFFWWLDGDLNQQPVDNLTEVHLFGATSSPSCCNFALKRTAEDNKGEFPEEVVRTVKRNFYVDDCLKSVKSAKNAVGFMHQLRSILSKGGFRLTKWLSNSSEVLDCIPRVERALSVLRLDLDKVNSPIQRTVGLEWDLEKDEFTFKVIYPKRQTKYQSGNTQHDEFRL; encoded by the coding sequence ATGAGATTCCCTGAAAAACGAGTCGCGTTATTAGCTGGCATCGAGTGCATGTTATATCAAGTTAGAGTACCACCAGACTACCAAGTCACGTTCAGATTTTTCTGGTGGCTGGATGGTGACTTGAACCAGCAACCAGTCGATAATCTTACGGAAGTTCATTTGTTTGGCGCAACGTCGTCACCGAGTTGTTGCAACTTCGCGTTGAAAAGGACAGCAGAAGACAACAAAGGCGAATTCCCGGAAGAAGTGGTCAGGACAGTCAAAAGGAACTTTTACGTCGATGACTGCCTCAAATCGGTTAAATCTGCAAAAAACGCTGTGGGATTTATGCATCAGCTAAGAAGCATTCTGTCCAAAGGAGGATTTCGATTAACCAAATGGTTAAGTAACAGTTCAGAGGTCTTGGACTGTATTCCGCGAGTTGAGAGAGCCCTGTCAGTACTTCGCCTTGACCTGGACAAAGTAAACTCACCGATTCAACGTACGGTGGGGCTCGAGTGGGATTTAGAGAAAGACGAGTTTACTTTCAAGGTTATATACCCGAAGAGACAGACCAAATACCAGTCGGGGAATACTCAGCATGACGAGTTCCGTTTATGA
- the LOC140949447 gene encoding uncharacterized protein — protein MVDVEDRIHCTFLIGKSRLAHLKPMTIPRLELSAAVLAIHLDRSVREELDVPITQSTYWSDSTCVLQYSRNQSKRFHTFVANRLSVIHENSAPHQWRHIGSELNPADEVSRSVTVEEMCANSNWLSVPQYLAKKDEFWPRDPTLHEPELSDDDPEIKRAQSNSQSSSRHQSEDVLSTLIERHSSWERLKRAVAWLHRFRLWFIDRYRRSPISSKVKSSANRRILSVDEMKEAEREIIKHREFHFSKSCRPCKGVVHYSTRVRQLQSLRT, from the coding sequence ATGGTGGATGTTGAAGATAGAATCCATTGTACATTTCTCATTGGGAAATCTCGCCTAGCACACCTGAAACCTATGACTATACCGAGATTGGAACTTTCTGCGGCAGTCTTAGCTATTCATTTGGACAGGTCTGTTCGAGAGGAATTGGACGTTCCGATTACACAATCAACATATTGGTCAGACTCCACCTGCGTGTTGCAGTACAGCAGAAATCAGTCGAAGAGATTTCACACGTTTGTTGCAAACAGACTCTCAGTTATTCACGAAAACTCAGCCCCCCACCAGTGGAGACACATAGGTTCTGAGCTAAACCCGGCTGATGAGGTTAGTAGAAGTGTCACAGTAGAAGAGATGTGTGCAAACAGCAACTGGCTAAGTGTTCCTCAGTATCTAGCCAAGAAAGATGAATTTTGGCCTCGTGATCCTACACTTCATGAACCGGAGTTATCCGATGACGACCCAGAGATCAAACGTGCTCAGTCTAACAGCCAATCATCGTCTCGCCATCAAAGTGAAGATGTTCTTTCAACTTTGATCGAGCGCCATTCATCATGGGAAAGATTAAAGAGGGCAGTGGCCTGGTTACACAGATTTAGATTGTGGTTCATTGATCGATACCGTCGAAGTCCAATCAGTTCCAAAGTTAAGAGTAGTGCAAATAGAAGAATCCTGTCGGTGGACGAAATGAAAGAAGCTGAAAGGGAGATTATCAAACACAGAGAATTTCATTTCTCGAAGTCATGCAGGCCTTGCAAAGGAGTGGTTCATTACAGCACTCGCGTCAGGCAACTTCAGAGCTTAAGAACCTGA
- the LOC140949448 gene encoding uncharacterized protein, which translates to MTFFVRKTSSGNLIPLEHLLSVKRGKESVRKILIALLGQQLFTDEMLHTLMAEVAGILNSRPLTLVSSDPKGLEPLTPKHLLSLRSNPSKPVGSFGKGDNCSKRRWREVQHISDIFWKRWLKEFLPALQERAKWMKPRRSLEIGDLVLIADENVHHGKWPLGKVDDVFRGKDGHVRLAKVQTSLTVLSRPVTKLYFLEGPRAAY; encoded by the coding sequence ATGACTTTCTTCGTcagaaaaacatcatctggAAATTTAATACCACTGGAGCATCTCTTATCGGTGAAGCGTGGGAAAGAATCAGTTCGCAAAATCCTAATAGCCTTGCTGGGACAACAACTTTTCACTGATGAAATGCTGCACACCCTCATGGCCGAAGTTGCAGGTATTTTGAACAGCCGACCTTTGACACTAGTTAGCAGCGACCCTAAGGGCCTAGAACCTCTCACACCGAAACATTTGCTGTCATTGAGATCGAATCCAAGTAAGCCCGTTGGGTCCTTTGGTAAGGGAGATAATTGCAGCAAGCGCCGTTGGCGAGAGGTGCAGCACATCTCAGACATATTCTGGAAGCGCTGGCTAAAGGAGTTTTTGCCAGCCCTACAAGAAAGAGCAAAGTGGATGAAGCCTCGTCGTAGCTTGGAGATCGGAGATCTGGTATTGATTGCAGATGAAAATGTCCATCACGGAAAATGGCCGTTAGGCAAAGTTGATGATGTCTTTCGAGGAAAAGACGGACATGTCAGATTAGCAAAGGTTCAGACGAGTTTAACGGTTCTTTCAAGGCCAGTAACAAAATTATACTTCCTTGAAGGTCCGAGAGCGgcatattaa